One part of the Xylanimonas allomyrinae genome encodes these proteins:
- a CDS encoding ECF transporter S component: MACGERSAGPAHDPGRAAARRPLPPRSRVTLTAAALIGLVAFTWPLLVDPAALVGDDRTGASIAPVVMGAVLLVVAALVLVELSGREVRTTTLAMLGVLAAIGAIVRPLGAGAGGLETVFFLIVLGGRAFGAGFGYLLGALTIFASALVTAGVGPWMPYQMIGAAFVGLGAGLLPPTRAGSRAELALLGAYGFVASFAYGYLVDLAFWPFVFGTGSQAGFDPSAGAWSNLRTFAVVNTVTSLGWNLGRAVTCVVLIAVLGPGLLHALRRASRRAVFAA, encoded by the coding sequence GTGGCGTGCGGTGAGCGCAGCGCCGGACCCGCTCACGACCCCGGGCGCGCGGCTGCGCGCCGTCCCCTCCCGCCACGCTCCCGGGTCACCCTGACGGCCGCGGCCCTGATCGGCCTGGTCGCGTTCACGTGGCCGCTGCTGGTCGACCCGGCCGCGCTCGTGGGCGACGACCGCACCGGGGCGAGCATCGCGCCCGTCGTCATGGGCGCGGTGCTGCTGGTGGTCGCGGCGCTCGTGCTGGTCGAGCTGTCGGGGCGCGAGGTGCGCACCACGACGCTCGCGATGCTCGGGGTGCTCGCGGCCATCGGCGCGATCGTGCGCCCGCTCGGCGCGGGCGCGGGCGGCCTGGAGACGGTGTTCTTCCTCATCGTGCTCGGCGGGCGTGCGTTCGGCGCCGGGTTCGGCTACCTGCTGGGGGCGCTGACGATCTTCGCGTCCGCGCTGGTCACCGCGGGAGTGGGCCCGTGGATGCCGTACCAGATGATCGGGGCCGCGTTCGTCGGGCTCGGCGCGGGGCTGCTGCCGCCCACGCGGGCGGGCTCACGCGCCGAGCTCGCGCTCCTGGGCGCGTACGGGTTCGTGGCCTCGTTCGCCTACGGCTACCTGGTGGATCTGGCGTTCTGGCCGTTCGTCTTCGGCACGGGCTCGCAGGCGGGATTCGACCCGTCCGCGGGGGCGTGGTCCAACCTGCGCACGTTCGCGGTGGTCAACACGGTGACGTCGCTCGGCTGGAACCTGGGGCGGGCGGTCACGTGCGTCGTGCTGATCGCGGTGCTCGGCCCGGGCCTGCTGCACGCCCTGCGCCGGGCGTCGCGCCGGGCGGTGTTCGCGGCCTGA
- a CDS encoding LysM peptidoglycan-binding domain-containing protein, which produces MNHQRLTGTGRLLGLGAGLGAAAIALTARLVEIAPQAGSPAARVEDWVEVTVVGAAAVAAAWVAVGALLGLAVVAASRAGLRWRTGEAAIQRLAPGIVRRLVRAGLGVGVGASLALTPATAFAAPDAGTDPAITAESSRAAEAPTTPVAPPGTTPETADAHLGVDLAWQPTIAPEPTAPAQAAQAAPTPRDAADVAPATPQPAATATTPATPAGPLPTAGPAAAEQRTDWPQDAARTPDPAPALPAAPSATHDDGTVVVLRGDTLWAIAARALGGHPTDGQILAATLRWHEANRSVIGDDPDLVRPGQILVPPS; this is translated from the coding sequence GTGAACCATCAACGGCTCACCGGCACCGGGCGACTGCTCGGCCTCGGCGCCGGCCTCGGGGCCGCTGCCATCGCCCTGACGGCCCGTCTCGTCGAGATCGCCCCGCAGGCCGGCTCGCCCGCCGCCCGGGTCGAGGACTGGGTCGAGGTCACCGTCGTCGGTGCCGCCGCGGTCGCGGCCGCGTGGGTCGCCGTCGGCGCGCTGCTCGGGCTCGCCGTCGTCGCCGCCTCCAGGGCGGGCCTGCGCTGGCGCACCGGTGAGGCGGCGATCCAGCGGCTCGCTCCGGGAATCGTCCGCCGGCTCGTGCGCGCGGGGCTCGGCGTCGGCGTCGGCGCGTCGCTCGCCCTCACCCCGGCCACCGCGTTCGCGGCGCCGGACGCGGGCACCGACCCCGCCATCACCGCCGAGAGCAGCCGAGCGGCCGAGGCGCCGACCACGCCCGTGGCACCGCCCGGGACGACTCCCGAGACCGCCGACGCGCACCTGGGCGTCGACCTCGCGTGGCAGCCGACGATCGCTCCGGAGCCCACCGCTCCGGCGCAGGCCGCGCAGGCCGCGCCGACCCCCCGTGACGCGGCAGACGTGGCCCCGGCCACGCCCCAGCCCGCCGCGACGGCCACGACGCCCGCGACGCCCGCCGGACCGCTGCCGACGGCCGGCCCCGCGGCAGCAGAACAACGGACTGACTGGCCGCAGGATGCGGCTCGCACCCCCGACCCCGCCCCGGCGCTCCCGGCTGCGCCGAGCGCCACGCACGACGACGGGACGGTCGTCGTGCTGCGCGGCGACACCCTGTGGGCCATCGCCGCACGCGCCCTCGGCGGCCACCCGACCGACGGGCAGATCCTCGCGGCGACACTGCGCTGGCACGAGGCCAACCGGAGCGTCATCGGCGACGATCCCGACCTCGTCCGCCCGGGACAGATCCTCGTCCCGCCCTCCTGA
- a CDS encoding CbiQ family ECF transporter T component, with protein sequence MTAARSIGRRLPAAASLLLLAACSATPASSPSPAGPPSGDDDVAACTDAGDVWLVVAAEDGTRLADQCVGTPATGTAALDAAGLDVARDASGFICAVGGEPAQCPAAFDGRFWQYYTATPGGEWAFATAGSDEAVPAPGTIEGWCYGSACTPPEIADVTAPPPRADEVGAARPGRELHPGAWWAWAAGAAAAVSLTTHALLAALVAAAAGAVALRRRPADGARRTWWLYVSLGAAIVVVRLVLQAVLGVNRAGTVLFTLPRVPLPTWAAGIRLGGPVTVDGMALALGDGLRLAVIVMCVGAAAVLASPRRALRALPAALGEATTAMAIALTVAPQLLDSAARVRRARRLRGSTPGRARLLRSLVLPVLGDAIDRSVSIAAAMEARGYGATLDARRVPAATAGLTAAALGLLGFGAVAVLGLPGAGAAGTACLVAGGVCSAAAMTLARRRLAVTRYRPTPWTRRESAVAASGTATFAVAAWALATDPAVMRPTSPALWPAPTPAMLAVPLLVACALAWTAAPAQEAR encoded by the coding sequence ATGACCGCTGCCCGCTCCATCGGCCGCCGGCTCCCCGCCGCCGCGAGCCTGCTCCTGCTCGCCGCGTGCTCTGCGACACCGGCGTCCAGCCCCTCCCCCGCCGGCCCTCCATCGGGCGACGACGACGTCGCGGCCTGCACGGACGCGGGCGACGTCTGGCTCGTCGTCGCCGCCGAGGACGGCACGCGCCTGGCAGACCAGTGCGTCGGCACGCCCGCGACCGGGACGGCGGCGCTCGACGCGGCTGGACTCGACGTCGCTCGTGACGCGAGCGGCTTCATCTGCGCCGTCGGCGGCGAGCCCGCCCAGTGCCCCGCGGCGTTCGACGGCCGGTTCTGGCAGTACTACACCGCGACCCCGGGCGGCGAGTGGGCTTTCGCCACGGCCGGTTCCGACGAGGCGGTGCCGGCGCCCGGCACGATCGAGGGCTGGTGCTACGGCTCCGCCTGCACACCGCCCGAGATCGCCGATGTGACCGCCCCTCCCCCGCGAGCTGACGAGGTGGGCGCCGCCCGGCCGGGACGCGAGCTGCACCCTGGGGCGTGGTGGGCGTGGGCCGCGGGCGCCGCGGCCGCCGTCTCCCTGACGACGCATGCGCTGCTCGCCGCTCTCGTGGCCGCCGCGGCCGGAGCGGTCGCGCTGCGCCGTCGGCCCGCCGACGGAGCACGTCGCACCTGGTGGCTGTACGTGAGCCTCGGAGCGGCGATCGTCGTCGTGCGGCTGGTGCTCCAGGCCGTGCTCGGGGTCAACCGGGCCGGCACCGTCCTGTTCACGCTGCCCCGGGTGCCGTTGCCGACGTGGGCGGCGGGGATCCGCCTGGGCGGGCCGGTGACCGTCGACGGAATGGCGCTCGCGCTCGGGGACGGGCTGCGGCTCGCCGTCATCGTGATGTGCGTCGGAGCCGCTGCCGTGCTCGCCAGCCCGCGCCGCGCCCTGCGCGCGCTCCCCGCCGCGCTCGGTGAGGCGACCACCGCCATGGCGATCGCGCTGACCGTCGCGCCCCAGCTGCTCGACTCCGCGGCGCGCGTGCGCCGCGCCCGACGGCTGCGTGGGAGCACCCCGGGGCGTGCCCGCCTGCTGCGCAGCCTGGTGCTGCCCGTGCTCGGCGACGCCATCGACCGCTCGGTGTCGATCGCCGCGGCCATGGAGGCCCGCGGCTACGGAGCGACGCTCGACGCCCGCCGCGTCCCGGCGGCGACCGCGGGCCTGACCGCCGCCGCGCTGGGCCTGCTCGGGTTCGGGGCGGTCGCCGTCCTCGGCCTGCCCGGCGCAGGCGCGGCCGGGACGGCGTGCCTGGTCGCCGGGGGCGTGTGCTCGGCCGCGGCCATGACGCTCGCGCGGCGGCGCCTGGCCGTCACCCGCTACCGGCCCACGCCGTGGACGCGCCGCGAGTCGGCCGTCGCGGCCTCGGGTACTGCCACGTTCGCCGTGGCCGCGTGGGCGCTGGCCACCGACCCGGCCGTGATGCGCCCGACGTCGCCGGCGCTGTGGCCAGCCCCCACCCCGGCGATGCTCGCCGTCCCGCTGCTGGTCGCGTGCGCCCTGGCCTGGACGGCGGCGCCCGCGCAGGAGGCTCGATGA
- a CDS encoding MFS transporter, with protein MQRIGFGSGDLAQNLIYNTVSTYLLFFYTEVFGLSAAAAATMFLAVRLIDVVWDPIVGTMVDKRSTPWGRYRGYLVLAGIPLSALAVLVFWTGMSGSLLYAYVTYVGLSMLYTLLNVPYGALNSSLTRDNDEISVLTTTRMFLANIGGLAVAFGVPVLVRLFSADGHWDTPASAGGWLTTMAIYAVVGLAVLIFTFTQTKERVVMDDATAEQVRVSDLVTEFRRNRPLRVVAFFFITAFAMMSVGNAGAAYYMNDVVRAEDSVQWFNALGVLPAFVFLPLVPRIKRWVGKKPLFLGFLGVAILGLAMLYLIPDPAEHVGLVMAAQFVRSTGVIVATGYMWSLIPEVVSYGEWRTGRRISGIVNALTGIFFKAGMALGGVVPGVVLSLTGYRSDAGTQSDAATHGILWLVSVIPAVLLVVAMVIISRYDLTDERLTQMNAEIEQRAAGTPATA; from the coding sequence ATGCAGCGCATCGGATTCGGGTCGGGCGACCTGGCCCAGAACCTCATCTACAACACCGTCTCGACGTACCTGCTGTTCTTCTACACGGAGGTCTTCGGGCTGTCCGCGGCCGCGGCCGCGACGATGTTCCTCGCGGTGCGCCTCATCGACGTGGTCTGGGACCCGATCGTGGGCACCATGGTCGACAAGCGCTCGACCCCGTGGGGCCGGTACCGCGGCTACCTCGTGCTCGCGGGCATCCCCCTGTCGGCGCTCGCGGTGCTGGTCTTCTGGACGGGCATGTCGGGCTCGCTGCTGTACGCGTACGTCACCTACGTGGGCCTGTCGATGCTCTACACGTTGCTCAACGTGCCCTACGGCGCGCTGAACTCCTCGCTCACGCGCGACAACGACGAGATCTCGGTGCTCACCACGACCCGCATGTTCCTCGCGAACATCGGCGGGCTCGCCGTCGCGTTCGGCGTGCCGGTGCTCGTGCGCCTCTTCTCCGCCGACGGCCACTGGGACACGCCCGCCTCCGCGGGCGGGTGGCTGACCACAATGGCGATCTACGCCGTCGTCGGCCTGGCCGTGCTGATCTTCACGTTCACGCAGACCAAGGAGCGCGTCGTCATGGACGACGCCACCGCCGAGCAGGTACGCGTCAGCGACCTGGTGACCGAGTTCCGGCGCAACCGGCCGCTGCGCGTCGTCGCGTTCTTCTTCATCACGGCGTTCGCCATGATGTCGGTCGGCAACGCCGGGGCCGCGTACTACATGAACGACGTCGTGCGCGCCGAGGACTCGGTGCAGTGGTTCAACGCGCTGGGCGTGCTGCCTGCGTTCGTGTTCCTGCCGCTCGTGCCGCGCATCAAGCGCTGGGTGGGCAAGAAGCCGCTGTTCCTCGGGTTCCTCGGGGTCGCGATCCTCGGGCTGGCGATGCTCTACCTCATCCCCGACCCGGCCGAGCACGTGGGCCTGGTCATGGCCGCACAGTTCGTCCGCTCGACGGGCGTCATCGTCGCCACCGGCTACATGTGGTCGCTCATCCCCGAGGTCGTCTCCTACGGCGAGTGGCGCACGGGCCGGCGCATCTCGGGCATCGTCAACGCCCTGACCGGCATCTTCTTCAAGGCCGGCATGGCCCTGGGAGGCGTGGTGCCGGGCGTCGTCCTGTCGCTGACGGGCTACCGCTCGGACGCCGGGACCCAGTCGGACGCGGCCACGCACGGCATCCTGTGGCTGGTCTCCGTCATCCCCGCGGTGCTGCTGGTCGTCGCGATGGTCATCATCAGCCGTTACGACCTGACCGACGAGCGCCTCACGCAGATGAACGCCGAGATCGAGCAGCGCGCCGCGGGAACGCCCGCGACGGCCTGA
- a CDS encoding ABC transporter ATP-binding protein: MITFDDVTLTPAGATRPVLDGVSLTIAEGDLCLVVGRTGSGKSTLLGAVNGLVPHFTGATMRGTVTVAGRSTRDHPPRQLARLVGYVGQDPARGFVTDRVEDEIAYGMEQLGITPTAMRKRVEETCDLLGIGDLRRRALTTLSGGQQQRVAIASVLAAQPRVLVLDEPTSALDPTAAGDVLAAITSLVHDVGLTVVLAEHRLERVMQAADQVVWLPGDGSAVNGDGPQVLARADVRPPLAALAHELGWARVPLDVRQARRTVRSEHPELAAEPDDVGGVAGSGGVRVAAGRVDAGAVGRSAGIRGGAGRDDAGAVARRDDAGAVTGPASGQGVAGRHDAGAVGRPAGTGRDRPAPAVAARGLTVRYGSTTAVDGLDLSLDAGQVTVVMGRNGAGKSSLLWALAGATPSTGALTVAGTDPRPRAASAARRVVALVPQTASDLLYLPTVAAECAQADRESRVASGSTARLLARLDGAGEATGARGPLLCASPHADPADLSEGQRLGLVLAVQLVARPAVVLLDEPTRGLDYATKERLAGLLRELAREGATVVVATHDVEFAADVADRAVILADGQVVADGPAREICTASPAYAPQLAKVFWPWPWLTLDDVRAGLQLASAAGTAATGGVR; the protein is encoded by the coding sequence ATGATCACGTTCGACGACGTCACGCTCACCCCCGCGGGGGCGACCCGGCCCGTGCTCGACGGCGTCTCCCTCACGATCGCGGAGGGCGACCTGTGCCTCGTCGTCGGGCGCACCGGCAGCGGCAAGTCGACGCTGCTCGGCGCCGTCAACGGACTGGTGCCCCACTTCACGGGCGCGACCATGCGCGGCACCGTCACCGTCGCGGGGCGCAGCACGCGCGACCACCCGCCGCGCCAGCTCGCCCGGCTCGTCGGGTACGTGGGGCAGGACCCGGCACGCGGATTCGTCACCGACCGCGTCGAGGACGAGATCGCCTACGGGATGGAACAGCTCGGCATCACGCCCACGGCGATGCGCAAGCGCGTCGAGGAGACGTGCGACCTGCTCGGCATCGGCGACCTGCGCCGCCGCGCACTGACGACACTCTCGGGCGGGCAGCAGCAGCGTGTCGCGATCGCGTCCGTGCTCGCCGCCCAGCCCCGCGTGCTCGTGCTCGACGAGCCCACCTCCGCGCTCGACCCCACCGCGGCCGGCGACGTCCTCGCCGCGATCACCTCGCTCGTGCACGACGTCGGGCTGACCGTCGTGCTCGCCGAGCACCGGCTCGAACGCGTCATGCAGGCCGCCGACCAGGTCGTGTGGCTGCCCGGCGACGGCAGCGCCGTGAACGGGGACGGGCCACAGGTGCTCGCGCGCGCGGACGTGCGCCCACCCCTGGCCGCGCTGGCGCACGAGCTCGGCTGGGCGCGCGTGCCGCTCGACGTGCGGCAGGCGCGACGCACCGTCCGCAGCGAGCACCCCGAGCTCGCGGCGGAGCCCGACGACGTCGGGGGCGTCGCGGGATCTGGGGGCGTCCGGGTGGCGGCGGGACGGGTCGATGCCGGGGCGGTCGGGCGGTCGGCGGGCATCCGGGGCGGGGCGGGGCGGGACGACGCAGGCGCCGTAGCGAGGCGGGACGACGCCGGGGCCGTGACGGGACCCGCGAGCGGCCAGGGCGTGGCGGGACGGCACGACGCCGGGGCCGTCGGACGGCCGGCGGGCACCGGGCGCGACCGGCCGGCCCCCGCCGTGGCCGCGCGCGGGCTCACCGTGCGCTACGGCTCGACGACGGCGGTCGACGGCCTGGACCTGAGCCTCGACGCGGGGCAGGTCACCGTCGTCATGGGACGCAACGGCGCCGGCAAGTCCTCGCTGCTGTGGGCCCTCGCGGGTGCCACGCCGTCGACGGGAGCGCTGACTGTCGCGGGCACCGACCCGCGCCCCCGGGCCGCGAGCGCCGCGCGCCGCGTCGTCGCCCTCGTGCCGCAGACGGCGTCCGACCTGCTGTACCTGCCGACGGTCGCCGCCGAGTGCGCGCAGGCCGACCGCGAGTCCCGGGTCGCGTCCGGCAGCACGGCACGCCTGCTGGCCCGGCTCGACGGCGCCGGCGAGGCCACCGGTGCCCGTGGCCCATTGCTGTGCGCGAGCCCGCATGCCGACCCGGCGGACCTGTCCGAGGGGCAGCGCCTCGGGCTCGTGCTCGCGGTCCAGCTCGTCGCCCGCCCCGCCGTCGTGCTGCTCGACGAGCCGACCCGCGGGCTGGACTACGCGACCAAGGAACGCCTCGCCGGGCTGCTGCGCGAGCTCGCGCGCGAGGGGGCCACCGTCGTCGTCGCGACGCACGACGTGGAGTTCGCGGCCGACGTGGCCGACCGAGCCGTCATCCTGGCCGACGGCCAGGTCGTCGCCGACGGCCCGGCGCGCGAGATCTGCACGGCCTCCCCCGCGTACGCGCCACAGCTCGCGAAGGTGTTCTGGCCGTGGCCGTGGCTCACGCTCGACGACGTGCGCGCGGGCCTGCAGCTCGCGTCGGCGGCAGGCACGGCCGCGACAGGTGGCGTGCGGTGA
- a CDS encoding Rv3235 family protein translates to MSSTVDHDPTPATRAVTVRAVPPRPGMPPQAPTHPPRVRKVHLGRESTTERKAVDDLAEARPVVEQAAPPLPDPTAMCCSVVRAAVEVLRGERSAVQLARWVTPAVLDQLTERARLLREAPAQVPSGRRPAQVRRVRVDRRNETAAEVTVIVEDNGRVRAAAARLEARRGQWRVAVLELG, encoded by the coding sequence ATGTCCAGCACCGTCGACCACGACCCGACACCCGCCACCCGCGCCGTGACCGTGCGCGCCGTGCCCCCACGCCCCGGCATGCCTCCGCAAGCCCCCACGCACCCGCCGCGAGTGCGCAAGGTGCACCTCGGGCGCGAGAGCACGACCGAGCGGAAGGCCGTCGACGACCTTGCCGAGGCGAGGCCCGTCGTCGAGCAGGCCGCTCCACCGCTCCCGGACCCGACCGCGATGTGCTGCTCGGTGGTACGCGCCGCCGTCGAGGTGCTGCGCGGCGAGCGCTCCGCGGTACAGCTCGCCCGCTGGGTCACACCGGCAGTGCTCGACCAGCTCACCGAACGTGCACGCCTGCTGCGCGAGGCCCCGGCTCAGGTGCCGTCGGGCCGGCGACCGGCCCAGGTGCGGCGCGTCCGCGTGGACCGCCGTAACGAGACCGCAGCGGAAGTCACGGTGATCGTCGAGGACAACGGCCGCGTCCGCGCGGCCGCGGCCCGCCTGGAGGCCCGCCGCGGCCAGTGGCGTGTCGCAGTCCTGGAGCTCGGCTAG
- a CDS encoding helix-turn-helix domain-containing protein, with the protein MAARFLSLADVEEMLAISSRQAYALVRSGELPAIQIGGKGVWRVEATELEAYIARQYARTRARLDSGQI; encoded by the coding sequence ATGGCCGCCCGATTCCTCTCCCTCGCCGACGTCGAGGAGATGCTCGCGATCTCGTCCCGTCAGGCGTATGCGCTTGTCCGCAGCGGCGAGCTTCCCGCGATCCAGATCGGCGGCAAGGGCGTGTGGCGGGTCGAGGCGACCGAGCTCGAGGCCTACATCGCGCGGCAGTACGCGCGCACGCGTGCGCGGCTCGACTCCGGCCAGATCTGA
- a CDS encoding DUF6912 family protein: MRLYVPATLDELDAAVVTASAATWTVPGGPAHAVTAALASSLPDEDDEGREWLAFLAAAHDSLLRIAGAPDGVRLRVVVTVEVPDDAVAAGPGEGSPASQVTVTRSLPGTKVVAVHVDEPEAAADVAEVLDAAASDAPEAEAVLDDAIQRVTDRDLLWYAPEELRAIPRA; this comes from the coding sequence ATGCGCCTCTACGTGCCTGCCACGCTCGACGAGCTGGACGCCGCCGTCGTCACCGCCTCCGCCGCCACCTGGACCGTTCCGGGCGGGCCGGCCCACGCGGTGACGGCGGCGCTCGCGTCCTCGCTGCCCGACGAGGACGACGAGGGCCGGGAGTGGCTCGCGTTCCTCGCCGCCGCGCACGACTCGCTGCTGCGCATCGCCGGGGCGCCCGACGGCGTCCGGCTGCGCGTCGTGGTCACCGTCGAGGTGCCCGACGACGCCGTCGCGGCCGGTCCCGGTGAGGGGAGCCCGGCGTCCCAGGTGACCGTGACGCGCAGCCTGCCGGGCACGAAGGTCGTGGCGGTGCACGTCGACGAGCCCGAGGCGGCCGCGGACGTCGCGGAGGTGCTGGACGCGGCAGCGAGCGACGCGCCGGAGGCCGAGGCGGTGCTCGACGACGCGATCCAGCGCGTGACCGACCGGGACCTGCTCTGGTACGCGCCCGAGGAGCTGCGGGCGATCCCGCGCGCGTAG
- the secA gene encoding preprotein translocase subunit SecA, which translates to MPAILEKVLRLGEGRVLKKLHGLAQQVNALEQGFTDMSDEELREETARFKERLTHGETLDDLLPEAFATVREAARRTLGQRHFDVQLMGGAALHLGNIAEMKTGEGKTLVATTAAYLNALEGKGVHVVTTNDYLAKYQGELMGRVYRFLGMTAGVILTGQTPAERREQYACDITYGTNNEFGFDYLRDNMAWSTDDLVQRGHHFAIVDEVDSILIDEARTPLIISGPSSGDANRWYTEFSKVVRRLNAGADYEVDEKKRTVGVLEPGIAKIEDYLGIDNLYESLNTPLIGFLNNAIKAKELFKRDKDYVVLNGEVMIVDEHTGRMLPGRRYNEGMHQAIEAKEGVAIKAENQTLATITLQNYFRLYDKLSGMTGTAETEAAEFQGTYKIGVVPIPTNRPMIRIDQPDLVYKNEEGKFAAVVTDIVERHAKGQPVLVGTTSVEKSEYLSGLLRKAGVPHSVLNAKEHEREASVVALAGRKGAVTVATNMAGRGTDIMLGGNAEFLAVQKMAERGYDAVERAEEYEDAWPGILEEAKAAVAAEHDEVTGLGGLYVLGTERHESRRIDNQLRGRSGRQGDPGESRFYLSMQDDLMRLFNSGLAESMMNRAGFPDDVPLESKMVTRGIQSAQSQVEARNFEIRKNVLKYDDVLSRQREVIYSERRRVLEGEDLADQITHFRTDVITAYVDGATSDGAPESWDLEGLWTALKSVYPVSITVDDVVEEAGGIGRVSREMVLDELLSDAVVAYSAREELLGEQGMRQLERRVVLSVLDRKWREHLYEMDYLKEGIGLRAMAQRDPLVEYQREGFQLFSAMTDAIKEESVGFLYNLEVQVQQAPAEAAPAVTVAGAAAAAQSAPDLAPAAPAPDASTQPEAAAEEAPDASGTAPSAPGATKPAAPVLLGKGLEDRGPQVPLSFSGPSESSTGVSASSDATDATRRSRRALHGEAQAAEADGRTFPGTPRNAQCPCGSGKKYKVCHGLNEG; encoded by the coding sequence GTGCCTGCGATCCTCGAGAAGGTGCTCCGGCTCGGCGAGGGCCGGGTCCTGAAGAAGCTGCACGGGCTGGCCCAACAGGTCAACGCCCTCGAGCAGGGCTTCACGGACATGAGCGACGAGGAGCTCCGGGAGGAGACCGCCCGGTTCAAAGAGCGCCTCACCCACGGCGAGACGCTCGACGACCTCCTGCCCGAAGCGTTCGCCACGGTGCGTGAGGCCGCACGACGTACGCTCGGCCAGCGTCACTTCGACGTGCAGCTCATGGGCGGCGCCGCCCTGCACCTGGGCAACATCGCCGAGATGAAGACCGGTGAGGGCAAGACGCTCGTCGCCACCACGGCCGCCTACCTCAACGCCCTGGAGGGCAAGGGCGTCCACGTCGTCACCACCAACGACTACCTGGCCAAGTACCAGGGCGAGCTCATGGGCCGCGTCTACCGGTTCCTCGGGATGACCGCGGGTGTCATCCTCACGGGCCAGACGCCGGCCGAGCGCCGCGAGCAGTACGCGTGCGACATCACGTACGGCACCAACAACGAGTTCGGCTTCGACTACCTGCGCGACAACATGGCGTGGTCGACCGACGACCTGGTGCAGCGTGGCCACCACTTCGCCATCGTCGACGAGGTCGACTCGATCCTCATCGACGAGGCCCGCACCCCGCTCATCATCTCGGGTCCCTCGTCGGGCGACGCCAACCGCTGGTACACGGAGTTCTCCAAGGTGGTGCGCCGGCTCAACGCGGGCGCCGACTACGAGGTCGACGAGAAGAAGCGCACCGTCGGCGTCCTCGAGCCCGGGATCGCGAAGATCGAGGACTACCTCGGGATCGACAACCTCTACGAGTCGCTCAACACGCCGCTCATCGGGTTCCTCAACAACGCGATCAAGGCCAAGGAGCTGTTCAAGCGCGACAAGGACTACGTCGTGCTGAACGGCGAGGTCATGATCGTCGACGAGCACACGGGGCGCATGCTCCCCGGCCGCCGCTACAACGAGGGCATGCACCAGGCCATCGAGGCGAAGGAGGGCGTCGCGATCAAGGCCGAGAACCAGACCCTCGCCACGATCACCCTCCAGAACTACTTCCGCCTCTACGACAAGCTCTCGGGCATGACCGGTACGGCCGAGACCGAGGCCGCCGAGTTCCAGGGCACCTACAAGATCGGCGTCGTTCCGATCCCGACGAACCGCCCGATGATCCGCATCGACCAGCCCGACCTCGTCTACAAGAACGAGGAGGGCAAGTTCGCCGCCGTCGTCACCGACATCGTCGAGCGGCACGCCAAGGGCCAGCCCGTCCTGGTCGGCACCACGTCCGTCGAGAAGTCGGAGTACCTGTCGGGCCTGCTGCGCAAGGCGGGCGTGCCGCACTCGGTGCTCAACGCCAAGGAGCACGAGCGGGAGGCGTCCGTCGTGGCGCTGGCCGGCCGCAAGGGCGCCGTCACCGTCGCGACCAACATGGCCGGCCGTGGTACCGACATCATGCTTGGCGGCAACGCCGAGTTTCTCGCGGTGCAGAAGATGGCCGAGCGCGGGTACGACGCCGTCGAGCGCGCCGAGGAGTACGAGGACGCGTGGCCCGGCATCCTCGAGGAGGCCAAGGCGGCCGTCGCGGCAGAGCACGACGAGGTCACCGGGCTCGGCGGCCTGTACGTGCTGGGCACCGAGCGGCACGAGTCGCGCCGCATCGACAACCAGCTGCGCGGCCGGTCCGGCCGTCAGGGCGACCCGGGCGAGTCCCGGTTCTACCTGTCGATGCAGGACGACCTGATGCGCCTGTTCAACTCGGGTCTGGCCGAGTCGATGATGAACCGCGCCGGGTTCCCCGACGACGTCCCGCTCGAGTCGAAGATGGTCACGCGCGGCATCCAGTCCGCGCAGTCGCAGGTCGAGGCCCGCAACTTCGAGATCCGCAAGAACGTCCTGAAGTACGACGACGTCCTGTCGCGCCAGCGCGAGGTCATCTACTCCGAGCGGCGCCGCGTGTTGGAGGGCGAGGACCTCGCCGACCAGATCACGCACTTCCGCACCGACGTCATCACGGCCTACGTGGACGGCGCCACCTCCGATGGCGCGCCCGAGTCGTGGGACCTCGAAGGGCTGTGGACGGCGCTCAAGTCGGTCTACCCCGTGTCGATCACGGTCGACGACGTCGTCGAGGAGGCCGGCGGCATCGGTCGCGTCTCGCGCGAGATGGTGCTCGACGAGCTGCTCTCGGACGCGGTCGTCGCCTACTCGGCGCGCGAGGAGCTGCTCGGTGAGCAGGGGATGCGCCAGCTGGAGCGGCGCGTGGTGCTCTCGGTGCTCGACCGCAAGTGGCGCGAGCACCTGTACGAGATGGACTACCTCAAGGAGGGCATCGGCCTGCGCGCGATGGCCCAGCGAGACCCGCTCGTGGAGTACCAGCGCGAGGGCTTCCAGCTCTTCTCGGCCATGACCGACGCGATCAAGGAGGAGTCGGTCGGGTTCCTGTACAACCTGGAGGTCCAGGTGCAGCAGGCCCCCGCCGAGGCTGCCCCGGCGGTGACCGTGGCGGGCGCCGCGGCGGCCGCCCAGTCGGCACCGGACCTCGCCCCGGCCGCGCCGGCTCCTGACGCCTCGACCCAGCCCGAGGCCGCCGCGGAGGAGGCACCCGACGCGTCGGGCACGGCTCCCTCGGCGCCGGGCGCGACGAAGCCGGCGGCGCCGGTCCTGCTGGGCAAGGGCCTGGAGGACCGCGGCCCGCAGGTCCCGCTGTCCTTCAGCGGGCCGAGCGAGTCCAGCACTGGCGTCTCGGCGTCGTCGGACGCCACGGATGCGACCCGTCGCTCGCGCCGTGCGCTGCACGGGGAGGCCCAGGCCGCCGAGGCGGACGGCCGCACCTTCCCCGGCACCCCGCGCAACGCGCAGTGCCCGTGTGGTTCGGGCAAGAAGTACAAGGTGTGCCACGGCCTGAACGAGGGCTGA